A window of the Cicer arietinum cultivar CDC Frontier isolate Library 1 chromosome 6, Cicar.CDCFrontier_v2.0, whole genome shotgun sequence genome harbors these coding sequences:
- the LOC101514171 gene encoding putative pentatricopeptide repeat-containing protein At1g26500, producing the protein MLLRRTTALLLSNYLQPLRRHFTNPISPVNQDELLRVCTILYQQQNSPDSRLHSKLTSSNFNLTHEFFLQVCNNFPYSWRPVYRFFLFTQQNPNFTHSPVSFNKILDVVSKSRNIDLFWNILHETARRHFVNDKTFIIALKTLGGARELKKCVEVFHLMNSNGYGYSVERLSKVVKEMCRVKLVEEAKFVVFKLKDFVKVDGVVYKHLICGFCDKGDMIEASKIWNLMVDEGFEPDVDAVEKFMETFFKVNQFGEGLKLFQTMRLKRIDELGVSTYRVVIKWLCKKGMISHALEVFDEMRERGVRVDNLTLGYVVYGLLAKHRVREAYQIVEGIDVVDISVYHGLIKGLLKLRRANEATQVFREMIKKGCEPNMHTYIMLLQGHLGRRGRKGSDPLVNFDTIFVGGLVKVGQSREGIKYVERVMNRGMEVPRFDYNKFLHYFSNEEGVVMFEEVGKKLKEVGLVDLADILQRYGQKMTTRDRRRNTFPIIEDTNNE; encoded by the coding sequence ATGCTTCTCCGGCGAACAACCGCACTTCTATTGTCAAACTACCTTCAACCTCTCCGCCGCCACTTCACCAACCCAATTTCACCAGTAAACCAAGACGAACTCCTCCGCGTCTGCACCATTCTCTACCAACAACAAAACTCACCCGACTCACGTCTCCACTCAAAACTCACCTCTTCAAACTTCAATCTCACCCACGAATTCTTCCTCCAAGTTTGCAACAACTTCCCTTATTCATGGCGTCCCGTTTATCGCTTCTTCCTCTTCACAcaacaaaaccctaatttcactCACTCCCCTGTTTCCTTCAACAAGATCCTCGACGTCGTTTCGAAGTCTCGTAACATTGATCTCTTCTGGAACATTCTTCACGAAACGGCGCGTCGTCATTTCGTTAATGATAAGACGTTTATTATTGCTTTGAAGACTCTTGGCGGTGCTAGAGAGCTTAAAAAGTGTGTTGAGGTTTTTCATTTGATGAATTCGAATGGGTATGGTTATAGTGTTGAGAGATTGAGTAAAGTTGTTAAGGAAATGTGTAGGGTTAAGCTTGTTGAAGAAGCAAAGTTTGTTGTTTTCAAATTGAAAGATTTTGTTAAGGTTGATGGGGTTGTTTATAAGCATTTGATTTGTGGGTTTTGTGATAAGGGTGATATGATTGAAGCTTCCAAGATTTGGAATTTGATGGTGGATGAGGGTTTTGAACCTGATGTTGATGCTGTTGAGAAGTTTATGGAGACGTTTTTTAAGGTTAATCAATTTGGTGAGGGTTTGAAGCTTTTTCAAACAATGAGATTGAAGAGAATTGATGAACTTGGTGTTTCGACTTATAGGGTTGTGATTAAGTGGTTGTGTAAAAAGGGGATGATTTCTCACGCACTGGAAGTGTTCGACGAAATGCGCGAGAGAGGTGTTAGGGTCGATAACTTGACATTGGGATATGTTGTTTATGGGCTTTTAGCAAAGCATAGGGTTAGAGAGGCTTATCAAATTGTAGAAGGGATTGATGTGGTTGATATAAGTGTTTATCATGGATTGATAAAAGGGCTTTTGAAGTTGAGAAGGGCGAACGAAGCGACACAAGTTTTTAGGGAGATGATTAAGAAAGGTTGCGAACCGAATATGCATACCTATATAATGCTGTTGCAGGGTCATTTGGGGAGGAGAGGAAGGAAAGGGAGTGACCCTCTAGTGAATTTTGATACTATTTTTGTTGGTGGTTTGGTAAAAGTTGGACAGTCAAGGGAAGGTATTAAGTATGTGGAGAGGGTGATGAATAGAGGGATGGAGGTGCCAAGGTTTGATTATAACAAATTTTTGCATTATTTTTCGAATGAAGAAGGTGTGGTAATGTTTGAGGAGGTAGGCAAGAAGCTGAAGGAAGTAGGGTTGGTTGATTTGGCTGATATACTTCAGAGATATGGACAGAAGATGACAACTAGAGATAGGAGGAGGAACACGTTTCCAATAATTGAAGATACTAATAATGAGTAA
- the LOC101492342 gene encoding vacuolar protein sorting-associated protein 41 homolog, with product MIALGTYAGTIHILDFLGNQVKEFSAHDSVVNDLSFDLQGEYIGSCSDDGSVVINSLFTDDEIMKFEYHRPMKAIALDPDYARKTSRRFIAGGLAGNLYLNSKKWLGYRDQVLHSGEGSIHAVKWRANLVAWANDAGVKVYDTANDQRITFIERPRGCPHPELLIPHLVWQDDTVLVIGWGTSVKIASIRTNHHKASNGAYMQVPLSGMTRVDIVASFQTSYFISGLAPFGDSLVVLAYIPGEEDGDKDFSRTAPTRQGNAQRPEVRVVTWNNDELSTDALPVHGFEHYKAKDYSLAHAPFSGSSYAGGQWAAGDEPLYYIVSPKDVVIAKPRDTEDHIAWLLQHGWHEKALAVVESGQGRSELLDEVGSRYLDHLIVERKYGEAASLCPKLLRGSASAWERWVFHFAHLRQLPVLVPYMPTENPRLRDTAYEVALVALATNPSFHKDLLSTVKSWPSVIYSALPVISAIEPQLNTSSMTDSLKEALAELYVIDGQYEKAYSLYADLMKPEVFDFIDKHNLHDAIQEKVVQLMMLDCKRAVPLLIQNRELISPPEVVKQLLNADNKSDCKYFLHLYLHSLFEVNPHAGKDFHDMQVELYADYDPKMLLPFLRSSQHYTLEKAYEICIKRDLMREQVFILGRMGNAKKALAVIINKLGDIEEAVEFVTMQHDDELWEELIKQCLHKPEMVGILLEHTVGNLDPLYIVNKVPNGLEIPRLRDRLVKIITDYRTETSLRHGCNDILKADCVNLLIKYHKEARHGISVGNDEDEPRVNMSDNRASQAFDKSLSLRTMEMKSKTRGGGRCCICFDPFYIQNVSVVVFFCCHGYHTTCLTDSYYTSNTKEVEDTPHETATYDDYNGYVDDASDENEETKSDSPRMRCVLCTTAAAG from the exons ATGATCGCTCTCGGCACTTATGCCGGTACCATTCATATTCTTGATTTTCTCGGGAATCAG GTGAAAGAATTCTCTGCCCATGACTCTGTTGTTAATGACCTTAGCTTTGACTTACAAGGGGAATATATTGGAAGCTGTTCTGATGACGGATCGGTTGTTATAAACAGCCTTTTTACTGACGATGAGATAATGAAATTTGAGTACCATCGTCCCATGAAGGCAATTGCTTTGGATCCTGATTATGCAAGAAAAACGTCTAGGAGGTTTATTGCTGGTGGTTTAGCTGggaatttatatttaaattcaaagAAATGGTTGGGCTATCGGGACCAG GTTTTGCACTCTGGTGAAGGCTCGATACATGCTGTGAAGTGGAGAGCAAATCTTGTTGCTTGGGCCAATGATGCAGGAGTGAAGGTTTATGATACTGCCAATGACCAGCGAATAACATTTATCGAAAGACCACGGGGGTGCCCGCACCCTGAGCTTTTGATTCCTCACTTGGTTTGGCAG GATGACACTGTCTTGGTTATTGGCTGGGGAACATCGGTCAAAATTGCCTCCATAAGGACAAATCACCATAAAGCTTCTAATGGGGCATACATGCAAGTTCCTTTGTCTGGTATGACCCGGGTGGATATTGTGGCATCTTTTCAAACCAGCTATTTCATCTCAGGACTTGCCCCTTTCGGTGATTCTTTGGTTGTTCTTGCTTATATTCCTGGAGAAGAAGATGGTGATAAGGATTTTAGTAGAACAGCTCCTACACGGCAG GGCAATGCACAACGACCTGAAGTAAGAGTTGTAACATGGAATAATGATGAACTTTCAACAGATGCTCTACCAGTACATGGGTTTGAGCATTACAAGGCAAAGGACTATTCTCTTGCTCATGCTCCCTTCTCAG GTAGCAGTTATGCAGGTGGTCAGTGGGCTGCAGGTGATGAACCACTATACTACATTGTATCCCCGAAGGATGTAGTTATTGCAAAGCCAAG GGATACTGAGGATCATATTGCTTGGCTTCTTCAACATGGATGGCATGAAAAAGCTTTAGCTGTGGTTGAATCTGGCCAGGGACGGAGTGAACTACTTGATGag GTAGGATCCAGGTATCTTGATCATCTGATTGTGGAAAGAAAATATGGTGAAGCAGCTTCTTTGTGTCCCAAGTTACTGCGAGGATCAGCTTCAGCATGGGAGAG ATGGGTCTTCCACTTTGCACATCTGCGTCAACTCCCTGTTTTGGTTCCTTACATGCCTACAGAAAACCCCAGACTACGTGATACTGCTTATGAG GTTGCTCTTGTTGCACTGGCTACAAATCCATCTTTCCATAAGGATCTCTTGTCTACTGTAAAATCCTGGCCATCTGTGATTTATTCTGCATTACCTGTTATTTCAGCCATTGAACCACAGCTAAATACCTCGTCCATGACTGATTCACTCAAGGAG GCATTAGCGGAGTTGTATGTAATCGATGGACAATATGAAAAAGCCTACTCCTTGTATGCAGAT CTTATGAAGCCAGAAGTATTTGATTTTATCGATAAACATAACCTACATGATGCAATTCAGGAAAAG GTTGTCCAACTGATGATGCTAGATTGCAAGCGTGCAGTTCCTCTATTAATCCAGAATAGGGAATTAATAAGTCCACCAGAGGTTGTGAAGCAACTCCTAAATGCCGATAACAAGTCTGAttgcaaatattttttacatttataccTCCATTCATTATTTGAAGTAAATCCACATGCCGGGAAAGATTTCCATGATATGCAG GTAGAACTCTATGCGGACTATGATCCAAAGATGTTGCTACCTTTCCTTCGTAGTAGTCAACACTATACCCTTGAGAAG GCTTATGAAATTTGCATTAAGAGAGACTTAATGAGGGAGCAAGTCTTCATCTTAGGAAGGATGGGAAACGCAAAAAAAGCCCTAGCtgttattataaacaaattggGGGATATAGAGGAG GCTGTAGAGTTTGTTACCATGCAGCATGATGATGAACTCTGGGAAGAATTAATCAAGCAATGCCTTCACAAACCTGAAATG GTGGGCATACTATTAGAGCACACAGTTGGAAATCTTGACCCTCTCTACATTGTAAATAAGGTTCCCAACGGGTTGGAAATACCTCG GCTCAGGGATCGGCTAGTTAAAATTATCACTGATTACAGGACTGAAACATCACTCAGACATGGGTGCAATGATATCCTTAAg GCTGATTGTGTCAATCTTCTAATTAAGTATCACAAAGAGGCACGGCATGGAATTTCTGTAGGTAATGATGAAGACGAGCCACGAGTTAATATGAGCGATAATCGTGCCTCTCAAGCATTTGATAAATCCCTAAGTCTGAGAACCATGGAGATGAAGTCAAAGACTAGGGGAGGGGGAAGATGTTGTATATGTTTTGACCCATTTTATATACAGAATGTATCAGTCGTTGTTTTCTTTTGCTGTCATGGTTATCACACAACTTGTCTCACGGATTCATACTACACTAGTAACACAAAAGAGGTTGAAGATACTCCACATGAGACAGCAACTTATGATGATTACAATGGTTATGTGGATGATGCCAGCGATGAAAATGAAGAAACCAAGTCGGACAGTCCTCGTATGCGTTGTGTTTTGTGTACTACTGCTGCTGCTGGTTGA